The Fervidibacillus albus genome contains a region encoding:
- a CDS encoding methyl-accepting chemotaxis protein, translating into MNQTLKDDQRPDSKRKKLFSISIRWKLISVVVVSLLISTPITALLNSLIEDFFTDKIFVFVDFVLSIAVATILFSLAIRFLILSPIKKVEQAIQRASEGDLTVFIENDANDEIGRLSKAFNRMIENLRGLIGNMNRTGLKVANYSNQLHSITEENSEATEQISLSIQEVSSGAESQAQSANELFHQAKDISNRMESSAHSIQMMAERAESTNVRAENGNEIVRKTVQQMNEIKKSVRETGELIYSLKERSDQVGKIVDMITEISDQTNLLALNASIEAARAGEHGKGFAVVAEEVRKLAEQSNGAGENIRHILMDIQSGILNAVQSMDQGKTIVESGIQMIGQTGDSFQAIVKDIEEVTVQAKEVSNTVDQVNTGLTNMVAMIERVAVTTEQSSGSIENISSSVEELNASMEEIAASASMLQTISDDLQSNLKEFKV; encoded by the coding sequence GTGAACCAAACATTAAAGGATGATCAGAGGCCAGATTCAAAAAGGAAAAAATTGTTTAGTATTAGTATTCGATGGAAATTAATTAGTGTCGTCGTTGTCAGCTTGTTAATCAGTACTCCGATCACCGCTTTACTGAATTCACTGATCGAGGATTTTTTTACAGATAAAATTTTCGTTTTTGTTGACTTCGTTTTATCTATCGCTGTCGCAACGATTTTATTTTCTTTAGCAATCCGATTTCTCATTCTATCTCCGATTAAAAAGGTCGAACAAGCCATTCAACGGGCATCGGAGGGAGATTTAACCGTGTTTATTGAAAATGATGCGAATGATGAAATCGGACGTTTGTCAAAGGCTTTCAATCGAATGATCGAAAATCTTCGGGGATTAATCGGTAACATGAATCGTACGGGTTTGAAAGTAGCGAACTATTCGAATCAACTTCATTCGATCACTGAAGAAAACAGTGAAGCGACTGAACAAATCTCACTCTCCATTCAAGAAGTATCATCTGGAGCGGAAAGTCAAGCCCAAAGTGCCAATGAGTTATTCCATCAAGCGAAGGATATTTCCAATCGGATGGAATCTTCTGCTCATTCCATTCAGATGATGGCAGAACGGGCGGAGTCGACAAATGTACGAGCTGAAAACGGGAATGAAATTGTCAGAAAAACCGTTCAACAAATGAATGAAATAAAAAAATCGGTACGTGAGACCGGTGAATTAATTTATTCATTGAAGGAAAGATCGGATCAAGTGGGAAAAATAGTCGATATGATTACGGAAATATCCGATCAGACGAATTTATTAGCTTTAAATGCCTCAATTGAAGCGGCAAGGGCAGGAGAACACGGAAAAGGATTTGCTGTTGTGGCGGAGGAAGTTCGAAAATTAGCTGAACAATCGAATGGTGCAGGTGAAAATATTCGCCACATTCTTATGGACATCCAATCCGGTATTTTAAATGCCGTCCAATCGATGGATCAAGGAAAAACGATTGTGGAAAGCGGCATTCAAATGATTGGACAAACAGGGGATAGTTTTCAAGCTATTGTAAAGGATATTGAAGAAGTTACTGTTCAGGCAAAGGAAGTCTCCAATACCGTAGACCAAGTTAATACCGGTTTGACAAATATGGTAGCAATGATCGAACGGGTAGCGGTCACGACTGAACAATCATCAGGTAGTATTGAAAACATTAGTTCGTCGGTAGAAGAGCTGAACGCATCGATGGAAGAAATCGCTGCCTCGGCTTCTATGCTACAAACAATTTCCGATGATTTACAATCGAATTTAAAGGAATTTAAAGTGTAA